The Gracilimonas sediminicola sequence ACCAGAGCAACCAAGCCAACTAATATCCATGGCCAAGGACGAACGGCATACATCAGGATATTGAACAACAAGGTTCCGCCGACCGCATTTTTCTCATCTTTAGCTGAAAACATTCGCTGGGCAATATACCCTCCGCCACCCGGCTCAGCCCCCGGATACCAGGCCGCCCACCAGTTCATCCCCAACCAAATAAACGCTGTAGTCAGTGCTATTTCAGGATTGGTGAACGGGTTGAAACTCAAAATATCATAATTAGCCACCTCACCAAGCTGCGACTTAAGCTCGGATAACCCGCCCACATGATCTACGGAAAAGTAGGCCAGCGCTATTGTCCCTGCCATTGCGAGGATAAACTGAACAAAATCTGTTACCATCACTCCCCACAAACCGGATATTGCTATGTATATGCCAATCAGCCCATACAGCACCAGGATAGCCACCCATTGATCGGCACCGGTAACTACCGTTAGAATTTTTGCCATGCCAACCGTAACCCACCCCATAATGATGCAGTTGAATGGAAAGGCGAAATACAGTGCCCGAAATCCCCTAAGAAAACTGGCCGGCTTCCCGCCATAGCGTAGTTCAATAAACTCCACATCGGTTATTACGTCCGCCCGTTTCCAGAGTTTGGCGTAGATGAATACAGTCACAATACCTGAAATCATCCAGTTCCACCAAAACCAATTTCCCGCAATCCCCTGTTTTGCAACAATTCCGGTAATGGCAAGGGGAGTATCTGCTGCAAATGTAGTAGCCACCATCGAAACCCCTACCAGCCACCAAGGCAGGTTTTTTCCACCGGCGAAGAAATCGTCAAGTGACTCTTGCCCTCTAACCTTGGCTGCCCACGCAACGGCTATCATTAATAGTATATATCCGGCAACAACGAGATAATCAGCTGTCTCAAAGGGCATATTTCGATCTAATTTTGTTTTCTTGATTCCATGAATATCAATGGGAAGAGTATAGCTAAAAATATTTTGTCTATTTCAACCTGAAGAATAATAACAACACTGGTTTTGTTAATTATTATTTATTTAGTTGGACTTATTGCTTGCGTTCTGTTATTCTCCGAAAAGTTAAGGCAATGAATGGTTTACGGACCTTAGGGTTTCAGCTCAGTATATAAATGGATACTAACAGAAGTTTTGCAAAAAGCTCTTTCAGGCGGCTCCATATAGACAGAAAGATGATGGGCATCCTCGTCGTTTTTACGGTCTTGGGGATTTTTCTGACCATATCGGTTATTGTAGCCACCAACACACTGTCGGGGCTCAGGGGTTACTCAACCTTTCAGGTAAACTGGACGGAAGCGCGTAAAGATGCCGCTTTTCACCTTCTCAACTACATCAACACGAGGGACGATGTTTACCTGGACGGGTTTAAAGATGCAATGCAGCTCATCGATAATGCTTCAAGTATTCGGGAGGAGCTTAAAGCTGAGGATACCGATTATGCCTATTTACAGGAACTGTATATCCAGACCCATACCATGCCCAATGACGTTGATAACATGATCCGCACTTACCAATGGTTTCATTCTTTTGGGGATTTTCAAATTGCTATTCAGGAGTGGATAGATTCTGATGGCACCATGAGGGAAATGGAGGGGCTGGCTAATGAGGCGCAGATGCTTGTCAACACTAATTCTTTGACTTTTGAACGGCAACAAGAGCTCACGAACCAGGTTTTAGCTTTAGATCAAAGACTAAGAGGATCTAAATTCAGGCTGGCCGCGGCTCTTTCTTCGGGAACAGAGCTTTTAAATTTCATCATGTTGTGGATTGCTGTTTCTCTTGGGTTAATCTTGTTAACCACCGGTGGCATGCTTTCTTTTCGATTTCTGAAGAGCATTAAAAACTGGGAAAGAGAGATCGAGATTAATGAGCAGAAGTATAGGTCACTGTATGAGCAAAATCCCAATGCCGTTTTCTCATTATCCAGAGATGGCCTTCTAATTTCTGCCAACCGAGTATTCGAAAAGGCTGTAGGCATGCAAGCTGAAGTATTGAAAGGTTCAACTATTGACCGGTTTGTAGAAAAATCAGATATCAAAAAACTGCAGTTCCATTTTCACCGAACGCTGGAAGGAACCCCACAGCATTATGAGACAGCTGTTGTTTTAAAAAAATCAGCTCCTATGCATGTAGAGGTTACAAATTTGCCTATGGTTGTTGACGGAGAAATTATTGGCGTTTACGGTATTGCCCGCGACATTACTTATAGAAAGGAAGCAGAACTGAAAATAAAAGAGCAGCTGCAAGAGAAAACTCACCTTATAGCAGAAGTCCATGACCGGGTGAAGAATAACCTGGCTTTAGTTTCCAGCCTGATACAATTACAACAAAATCTATCAAAACAACCAAGTTCCGGAAACTTCTTTGATAATACGATTTCCCGAATCCACTCTATGGCGATGGTGCATGAGCGACTATATCAGAACGAAACTTTTTCAAGCATCAGAATGGATGAATATGTAAATGAGCTGTTAGAAACCATTCGGCGAAAATACTCCTCTCCTTCGGCCAATGTTCAGTTAATAACGCATACCAACCCTGTTACATTAAGCATCAAACAGTCTATACCAACCGGACTTCTACTTAATGAGCTTTTAGTGAACGCTTTTAAACATGGCATCACTGAAGATAATGGGAAGATTGAAGTCTATCTTTCGCAGGAAAAGGATGAGGTTGTCATCAAAGTTTCTGATACAGGCCCGGGACTTTGTAAAGACTTTGACCTTAAACAGGCCCAAACCTTGGGGATGACTTTAATTTCGGTGTTACTCCGACAGCTGGATGCCGATTACCAATTATCTAATGAAGAGGGAACCACATTTACTATTCGGTTTAAAGGTATAGACGTGCTTTCCAGAACGGGCTGATAAGACTGGTAAATTCTTTTTCTAAAACCGGTGTTCAAAGGAGGAGTATAACAGAAAAATTTAGTTACTTCTTACTATGAAAATGAGCCTGCCATATCACCTGGGTTGTACAGTCTGGAGTTTGCCGGAGTGGAAAGGAAGTTTCTTTACTGATGATGCCCAGCCCGATCGGTTTCTGTCTCAGTATTCGTCCGTATTTAATTCTGTGGAAGGCAACACCACATTCTATAACACCCCTGACCCTGAAACCATATTGAAGTGGGGGCAACAAACTCCGAAAGGATTTAAGTTTTGCTTCAAATTTCCCAAGCGCCTCACCCACGAGCGCCGGTTACAGAACGTGGAAGATGATGCGGTGCATTTCGTAAAGTTGTTTGAACCGATCAGAGAGAAAACCGGGCCGTTTATGATTCAGTTTCCTGACAGTTTTGGGCCTCAGGATCTATATAAGCTGGAAAATGTGTTCTCCGTTCTTCCAAAATCATTTAGCTATGCCGTTGAGGTTCGTCACCGTGACTTTTTTGACCACGGAAAGCATGAACGAAACCTGACTTCTCTCCTGAAAAGCTATGATGTGGATCGGGTTATTTTTGACACCCGTAAACTCCATTCGGTTAAAGCTACCGAATCTTCCATTGCAGAGGCACAAAAGAAAAAGCCCAAAGTACCCGTTCGATTCGATACTACGGGTGCCCGGCCCTTATTAAGATATGTAGGTACCAACGACATCCTTAACAACGAACCCTACCTGAAGGAGTGGGCTATCATAGTGGCTGAATGGATTGATGAAGGGCTTCACCCCTACGTTTTCATCCACGCTCCCAACAAGGTGGATCAGCCTAAACTATGCCGGCATTTTCACAAGCTGCTGTCGCAGTTGATTGAGGTTCCTGTCTTGCCTGATTGGCCTGCCAATAAGCAGGATAAACAACTTGGGTTGTTCTGATTTAATTACACCGGTTCGTTCACATTGATTTCGGTATTGGCTTCTACATTATTAGCCGACTTTACCGCTTCCACACTGTACCGGGCGTGGGGTTTAATCTCAAGCCGCTCTTTCTTGATGGGATCTCCGGTTACATCGCAGACTCCATAGTTACCCGTTTCTATACGATCTTTCGCCATCTTAATCTCTTCGATCTTCTCTTTTTGCTTTTCGATCATTGAGTAGTACTTCTCTCTTTCTTCCTCCGAGGAAGCAATATTACCCTGATGGTGGGCCGAGGAGGAAGTAGTATCATCAAGCTTACTCTCAATTTCACTTAATCGATCTTCGAAGGAATTTATCTTTTCTTCGGCATCTTCCAGCTCTTCGTTTAGCCGTTCTTCAAAATGCTCAAGTTCTTCTGATGAAAATGGAGTGTTGTTTACCGGTGCTTCTTGCTGTGTCATAATACTCTCGTTTTATCCAACTTCATTCAGTTATTAAACGAGATATCTGTTTTTAGCATTTCAATAGCTCAACTGAGTCTATTCAAGGTTGCCAACCATGGCCGTGTTTTTGACGAAGTCCAGTTTCTTCAGCTCATCCATAGCCTCCAACTCTTTATCCTCTTCGGTTTTGAGTATCGCTGAACGCTGACTCTTTTGCAGCACCTCAAATTTTAGATCCGGGTAAGCGGCTTTAATATCTGTAACCGTTTTTTCTGTAGCATTATAGGTTAACGCTACTACTACATATTCGTACTCTTTACTATAAGTCAGCTTTGCCAGCAGCTGATTTACCTTATCACTTCCAAGTGTATCGCTATCATTAATCTCTTCCATCTCTTTGTCGGAGTTCCCGGCGGCTTCACTCATCACAAACTCTACCCACTCACTTTCTTCCAGTTCTTTCAGCTGTTGGGGGCTTGGGTTGTTTTCTATGGAAAGCACTATGTTTTTAATCTCGCTGCTCAGAATTTCATATCCCATATCGTCCAGTTTCTGTTCAATAAAGGTTGGAGAAACTGTATCAGAAAAGGTTACCTGGATTTTACCGGCTTCAATGTTGTATTCGCCCTTCTCAAGTTTTTTGATGTCGGTATCGTCCATCACTTGTGCGAAACCGATAAAAGGAACCAACACGCTAACTATTATGACTACTAACTGTTTCATGAAAACCCGTTTTATTTATTATTACCTGTAGCTGTAACGGGAATTTTTGGTATTTGTTCCCCGATGAACTTTCTCTGCGTGTCCGTTAGTCCCGCCTACTTTTTTAAAAGCCTGGCCTTTTGACTTCCGGCACCAACTGCCAACATACAAATACAAATAAATATAAACCCACCGGTGAGTGTAAAATTATCCACCAGATAACCCATGATGGGCTGAGAAAGCATTCCGCCCAGCGCTCCCATTGTTGCCACCGTTGCAAGTGCCACAGCACCTTCTTTTCCGGCAGCACTGAAAATCATGGGGAACGTTAGTGCAACACCTGCGCCTGCCATAACAAAGCCAATTGAAGCAACCATCAGGTTTGGAGATAAGATCGAAATTATCACACCCGTAGCTGCTATTACAGAACCGCCTGTGATTAATGCTTTTGCCCCAAACCTTGGTTTCAGGCGGTCCCCTACCAAACGCATAATTAACATGGAAACTGCATAAGCGGTGTATCCAATGGGGGCCAGTCCCTCTGATGCTCCCACATAATCTGTGAAGAATAAGGTTACCCAGTTCATAATCGAGTCTTCGATGGAAGCTGCAACAAAGCAGATTACCCCCAACCAAAGTAAACTCCCGTGTGGAAGTTTGAATCGTGCTTTCACAGCCTGTGGGTCCGGGCCGTCTTCCGGCAGGTAGCTATAGACGCCCATCAGTACAACCAGCAGCAATATGGCTATTCCCCAGAAATGAAGGGTTACAGAAAACTGTTGTGATGCCATAGCTGTTCCTGCCAAAGCCCCGGCAACATTCCCCACTCCAAACCAGGAGTGGATCATGGACATGTGCGACCGGCCGGTACTTTCTTCGATCCTGGAACCGAGAGCATTGATGGAAATATTATATCCGCTGGCTCCCGCGCCGGTAATTAACAGCACAAGTGTCAGTACAATCCAGTCCGGTGCTACCGCCATGGGAATGAGTGACAGAATCAACAGCACACCAAAGAGCATAGATGCCTTTTTCGCTCCAACACGGTGTATGAGTCCGGTTACTGCCGGCATAATTAATATGGTGCCCAGTCCCCGCCCAAGCAGTGCATATCCCAGCGTAACCGGGGTGAGCATGGATATATCACGAATGGCCGGAATACGGGAAGCCCAGGTTGCAAATACGGCTCCCAGAATAAAAAAAGCAGTACAAGTGGCTATTAGCTCTCGCTTTGCCGTATTGTCGGAAGTATTTGAGCCGTATGAAGAGATCGTTTTTATCTTGAATTTAGAAGCAGCTTGAAAATACGGGCAATGATCAAAACTTCATAAACTTAGTTCTTGGTTTTGGTTATTGGTTTTTAGTGATTATTTGTATTCCTTAGGATTTATTTTTGCAATGAAAGCCTGCTTTTTATGCCCCAACCTGATTTTGACGTTGTCATACTTACTGACTCCCGATATGTAAACCCTCCTGCACCCGGCGGGTATGTTCAAAATATTCTTACGGAAGACCGTATCGTAAAAGAGGCTTTGCAGGATATCGGCTTAAAAGTGGACAGAAAAGATTGGGCTGATCCTGACTTTGACTGGTCTTCAACCAAGACCGTACTTTTCAGAACAACCTGGGATTATTTTAATAGGTTTGGTGAATTTAAACGCTGGATGGAAGACACTTCTACAAGAACCCATTTTATTAATAGTGAGAAGCTTATCCGCTGGAATATGGACAAACATTACCTGGATGATCTCAGCGGGGGTGGCGTTACCGTAGTTCCTACCCGATATCTCGACAGCGGAAATGGACTATCGATACACCAGATTCACAACATCACAGGCTGGCAGGATACAGTCATCAAACCTACAGTTGGGGGAGCCGGCCGCCACACCTATCGCATTCAACCCAAAAACATAGACACCGTTGCCCAAAAGCTTGAAGAGGTAATGCTGGAAGAAGATTTCATGCTTCAGCCTTTTCAGGAGTCCGTCATTACCAGCGGGGAATGGTCGTTTGTCTTTTTTGGTGAAACCTTTAGTCACGCCGTGCTGAAAAGAGCTAAACCGGGCGACTTCAGAGTACAGGATGATTTTGGCGGGACCGTACATGCATATTCGCCTAAAGAGAATGAGATTGAATTTGCCCGGCAAGCATTACGAGCCTGCCCTGAGCTTCCGGCCTATGCGCGGGTTGATATGGTGCTCAATAATTCAGGAGAACTGGCTGTTTCTGAACTGGAGCTCATTGAACCGGAGCTTTGGTTCCGCATGAAACCGGAGGCAGCTAATTTATTGGCAGAAGAAGTCGCAAAACGGACCCCCTGAAATAAACCGACTTATTTCTGATAAGCTTCAAAGTAGGATTGAATGCGTTTTGCATTCACCCCTAAATCACCTCTGCCAATTCTTGACTTCGATCGCACATCTATCTTACTTCCCGTTGCGGTGGTATCAACCCTAATCACAACATCATCAACAAACCCAAACCAGGGTAATTTGTGGTAAGCTTCTATTCGTCCTTCCCGCTTGTTTTCACCTACAACTTGCCAGGGCATTTCCCGCGCTGTTTCAAGAGCACGGTCATAAGCCTCATCATAATCCATTGAAACGTTCAGCGTTTCCAGCCCTTCATAAAATTCTCTTTGGGCTTCGGCCGGACCGTCCTCATGTATATATTCCGGGGGGTTTGGAGCATCTTGCCGGAGGGGAACAATAGCATCAAACTCTGGGGGATTCACCGTATCCGTTGTGATATCGTGGATAGGCGGATATCCTTTCTGAACTTCCATGTACCAATACCCAAAATTTGATAAGGCAGCCAACCCGATAATCATTGCCGTGAAGCCGGCTATAGTATAATTCTGATCCCGTTCTTTCATCCTGAAAAAACCAGCCGTTCCTGCAATTCCACCTAAAATAGCTGATCCTGTTCCCCAGGGAATGATTGAAAAACCGGTACTAAAGTGCCACCAACCCCACTGATATCCATAGCCTGAAAGAATAACTGCCAGTCCGCCCAAAACGGCTAACGAAGTCCCCCATTTTAATAAGCCGGATCCTTTTATGTTTGTTGCTGCCATTCACTTACTCCTACATTTTATTAAGCCTTTAATATTATACACAAGAAATCCCGGTAATCGTTCCGAATGACGATTCCATTAAATATCTGTGGCCCAGCGTTTACAGAATAGCAGAAACAAAAAATCCCGCTCGGTGGCGGGATTTAAACTTCATCAGGAAAGAGCGTTCTTAATTCGCCCGAAGATTTCATCGATGGTTCCTATACCATCTATCTCCTGCACCTTACCCTGTTTTTTATAATGCTTCATTACGGGCCGGGTTTCTTCCCGATATACCTGAAGGCGGGTTTTCACTTTTTCCTCGGTGTCATCCGAGCGGCCTTCACCGCGGGAAAGAATTCGTTTGATGAGTTCCTCCTCCGGAACCGACAACAGGATGAAAGCATCGAGCTCGTCGTTGTTGTTTTCCAGAAAAGCATCGAAAGCCTCGGCCTGAACTACCGTTCTTGGAAAGCCATCCAGAATGTACCCTTCCTGGTATTTGTCTTTACTCAATTCATCTGCAACCAGGTCAACAACGGTTTGGTCAGGAACTAATTCACCGGAATCCAAAATGGATTTCACCTTAACCCCAAGTGGCGTTTTATTTTTGATCGCTGCCCGAAAAATATCTCCGGTTGAAAGATGTGGGATGTTGAACTCGTCTTGTAATAATTTAGCCTGAGTCCCTTTTCCCGCCCCCGGAGGGCCAAACAGAATAATATTCATTCTTTGTTAGTTAGATTGATCTGATAAATAGCCGTAACAAGCTGATCTGCAATCTTAGAACGTTAACTAAAAAGTCTAAGATCGCAGTAAAATTCAGCCGGCGAATTTATTGTTTCTTCGCGCCTTTTTCCTGAATACGAGCAGCTTTACCTCGCAGGTCGCGCAGATAGAAAAGTTTTGAACGTCTTACTTTTCCTTTTTTCTTCACTTCAATTTTAGCGATGAAAGGAGAGTTCAGCGGAAATACACGCTCAACACCAACGTTGCTGCTGATTTTACGAACAGTAAACGTCTTGTTCGGGCCGCTTCCTCTTTCGGAAAGCACAACGCCTTCGTACTGCTGAATACGCTCTTTTTCACCCTCGCGCACGCGGTAGTGAACATTTACAGTATCTCCAGCTGTAAAGTGAGGAACGTCCTCATTTATCAGGCTTTGCTCTACAAGTTTTAACTTATCCATGATTTCTAAATTTAATCCCGATAGCTATCAGGATTGTTATTAATGTTCTTTCTTAAATTTTTCGTACAAATCTTTTCTTCGTTCTTTGGTCCGTTTTTCGGATTGCTCCTGTTTCCATTCGGCCACTTTTTTGTGATCGCCGGAAAGCAGCACATCCGGGACTTTCATCCCCTTAAACTCTGCCGGACGTGTATAAACCGGACCTTCCAGCAGTCCATCCTGAAATGAATCATTCAGCGCGCTTCCTGCATCTCCCAACACACCGGGGAGCAGGCGAACAACAGCATCTGTAATAACCATTGCCGGGAGTTCACCTCCTGAAAGCACATAATCACCAATGGAAAACTCTTTGGTGATGAGTTCATCTCTTACCCGCTGATCAACGCCTTTATAGTGGCCACATAAAATGATGATGTTTTTTTTGAGCGATAATGCATTTGCGTCAGGCTGTTCAAAAACATCGCCATCGGGTGCTGTGAAAATGAGTTCGTCATAATCACGTTCGGACTGGAGCTTTTCGATACAGCTGAATATCGGCTGCGGTGTAAGCACCATTCCGGGTTCGCCACCATAGGGGTAATCATCTATTTTCTTGTGTTTGTCTTCGGTATAATCCCGAAGGTCGTGCACATGGATTTTAACCAGCTCTTTATCGACAGCCCGCTTCACAATACTGTGGTTCAGCGGCCCGTCCAGCAAAGCCGGAACGGCGGAAATAATATCAATTCTCATCATATTCCCTCCAGTTCATCCAGGTTCTGGCAATAGATGTTACCGTCGCGCCGGTCTTCTACAAAATGATCGATGTATGGAATCAGGCGGCTTCCCGATGTAGTAGCTACTACTAAAATAGGGTGAGCCGGATTGTTCATCACATCAACCACCAACCCGATGGATTCATCTCCGTCATATACTTCATGATCAACTAATGAATCGTCGGTTTCAGCTTCTGCATATACAAAAGGCTCGGCTTCCTCTGCTTCCAGAAATATACCTTTGCTTTTCAATGCTTCTGCGCCGGTGCGATCAGCGACATGGTCAAATTGTACAAAGAACGAAATTTTATTTCTTTTTCCCTCTACCCGAAAATCCATGATTCGGGCCGGGTAAAAGTCGCCTCGGTCATTCCGCAAATACACCAGCTTCAGTTCTTCAACCTTCTGCGGGTCATCGACATCAAAGAAAACTTTGACCTCGCCCTCAAGTCCATGGGAGCGTTCAACATGCCCCACCTGAACAAAGCCCGGTGTATTGGCGTCCTGATTCATCGGCGCCGGATATTAATTTTATCCTTCTTGTTTGCTTTCCCAGGCACGCTGAACCGTCACGCGGTCTTCGTCTTCCGGGACAAATCCTTTAAGGTCGTCAAGATCGGTGTTGTTGATGTGATCTATCGCCTCTTTGGCATTCATATCAGTGGAAACCTTGTCGGAAGATGACTCTTCAGCTTCTTCTTTCTCTTCTTCAGCCGGCTCTTCGTCTTTGGTTTCTTCCTCGGCGGCTTCTTCCGTTTCCTCTTCAGCAGCTTCAGCAGAATCTTCTTCTGTTTCTGCTTCGTCTTCTGCAGGTGCTTCTTCTTTAGCTTCGGTTTCTTCTTCAGCTTCATCAGCTGCTTCTTCCTCGGCTTCGGCTTCGGCTTCCGCTTCTGTAGTTTCTTCTTCGGCAGCTTCTGTTGTTTCTTCTGCAGAGTCATCAGACTCAGCTTCTTCTAATGCCGCTTCAATTTCTTCGGCTTCATTTTTAGGAGCTTCGTCTTCTTCTGCATCGGCAGCCGCTTTTTCAGCTTCTACTTCAGCAGCAGCTTGCTTCGCTTTTTTCTGAAGCTGCTCTTTGTATTCTCTTTCTTCGGCAGCAAGCACTTCCTGGTAGTCCGCTTTGCGGCTGGTGGCATCTTCTTTCTTAGAGTCTCTGTACTCTTTCCACTCTGCCAGTGCTTTTTCAATTTCTTCTTCGCTCTTGCCCCAGTTTATGAGGTGACGCTTGTACAGTACACCTTCTCGGCGAAGGATTTTACGTACGGTGTCGGTAGGCTGAGCGCCGGTGTCTAACCAATAAAGAATGCGGTCTTCGTTGAGTACCACTTCTTTTTTCTCGGTTACGTTGTCGTAACGACCCACACGCTCTACGATACGTCCATCACGAGCTTCGTGTCTTTCGGCTACTACGATATGCCAAATCGGGCGTTTTTTACGTCCTTTTCGTTGTAATCTGATTCTTAACAATGCTGTTCTCCAATGTGTGTTTAAATTATAAGTTCTTATCGGCCGATAGGCAGATTCTTCAATCCTTGAAGAGCACGTCCGGCTTTACCCATTTTTGACATGGTCTTCATCATTTTTTTCATTTGATCGAACTGCTTCATGAGTTGATTGATCTCACGAACAGTGGTGCCAGATCCTTTGGCTATTCGGCGTCTTCGACTTCCGTTTAGCAGCTCGGGCTCCTGGCGTTCCTCCGGCGTCATTGATAAGATTATAGCTTCAATTGGTTTGAAGGCATCATCGTCGATTTCAGTATCGTTCAATGCTTTGCTGGCGCCGGGTATCATAGAAACAAGATCACCGAAGTCTCCCATCTTCTTGATCTTCTGAATTTGCTCGAGAAAGTCGTTCAGGTCGAATTTATCCGACCGAATTTTTTGCTGAAGTTTTTCTGCTTCCTTCTCGTCAAATTCTTTTTGAGCTTTTTCAACAAACGAAACCACATCTCCCATGCCCAGAATACGCTGAGCCATACGGTCGGGATAAAAAGGAGAAAGAGCATCCAGCTTTTCGCCGGTACTCACAAATTTGATGGGCTTGTTTACAACGGTCTTAATGGAAAGAGCAGCACCACCGCGGGTGTCACCATCCAGTTTGGTTAAAACCACACCGTTATAATCAATGCGTTCGTTAAACTCTTTGGCTGTGTTAACAGCATCCTGCCCGGTCATGGAATCGACCACAAACAGGATTTCGTGAGGATTTACGGCCTTCTTAATTTCCGCAACCTCATTCATCATCTCCTCATCTACGTGTAAACGACCCGCGGTATCAATGATAACCGTATCGAGTGCCAAACTTTTAGCCATCGAAACGGCTTCTTTGGCAACACGAACCGCATCTTTCTGCTCGATGGAA is a genomic window containing:
- the rimM gene encoding ribosome maturation factor RimM (Essential for efficient processing of 16S rRNA) — encoded protein: MNQDANTPGFVQVGHVERSHGLEGEVKVFFDVDDPQKVEELKLVYLRNDRGDFYPARIMDFRVEGKRNKISFFVQFDHVADRTGAEALKSKGIFLEAEEAEPFVYAEAETDDSLVDHEVYDGDESIGLVVDVMNNPAHPILVVATTSGSRLIPYIDHFVEDRRDGNIYCQNLDELEGI
- the rpsP gene encoding 30S ribosomal protein S16 — translated: MLRIRLQRKGRKKRPIWHIVVAERHEARDGRIVERVGRYDNVTEKKEVVLNEDRILYWLDTGAQPTDTVRKILRREGVLYKRHLINWGKSEEEIEKALAEWKEYRDSKKEDATSRKADYQEVLAAEEREYKEQLQKKAKQAAAEVEAEKAAADAEEDEAPKNEAEEIEAALEEAESDDSAEETTEAAEEETTEAEAEAEAEEEAADEAEEETEAKEEAPAEDEAETEEDSAEAAEEETEEAAEEETKDEEPAEEEKEEAEESSSDKVSTDMNAKEAIDHINNTDLDDLKGFVPEDEDRVTVQRAWESKQEG
- the ffh gene encoding signal recognition particle protein; this encodes MFEDLSSKLDKAFQSLKGEARITDVNVAETVREIRRALLDADVNYEVARQFTEDVKEQVLGSDVLTSVNPGQQFTKIVHDKLVETFGGEKADIAKADTPPTVILIAGLQGSGKTTFVGKLARHLKQEHKRNPLLAAADVYRPAAVDQLKTLASQIDVPVYSIEQKDAVRVAKEAVSMAKSLALDTVIIDTAGRLHVDEEMMNEVAEIKKAVNPHEILFVVDSMTGQDAVNTAKEFNERIDYNGVVLTKLDGDTRGGAALSIKTVVNKPIKFVSTGEKLDALSPFYPDRMAQRILGMGDVVSFVEKAQKEFDEKEAEKLQQKIRSDKFDLNDFLEQIQKIKKMGDFGDLVSMIPGASKALNDTEIDDDAFKPIEAIILSMTPEERQEPELLNGSRRRRIAKGSGTTVREINQLMKQFDQMKKMMKTMSKMGKAGRALQGLKNLPIGR